The Gloeobacter morelensis MG652769 genome contains the following window.
ATCCACCATTTCCTCGGAGGTCTTGGTGGACTGGTCGGACTTGAAAAACAAGTACTTGCCGTCCTTGCACATCTCGCTGGTGGCCGGGTCGAGGCAGATCGAGACGTCCTCGCCGGGTCGGTAGCCGGCCTTTTCGATCGCAAGCAAAATCACTTCCACCGCTTCTTCGTTGGACTTGAGATCGGGGGCGAAGCCGCCTTCGTCCCCCACGCCGGTACTGTAGCCTTTGCCGCGCAGGATCGATTTGAGGGCATGAAAAGTTTCAGCTCCCATGCGCAGCGCCTCGGCAAAATTTGGCGCGTTGTGCGGGGCGATCATGAATTCTTGAAAATCGACGGTGTTGTCGGCGTGCTTGCCGCCGTTGATCACGTTCATGCAGGGCACCGGCAACAGCGAGGCGTTCGTGCCGCCCAAATAGCGATAGAGAGGCAGCCCCAGCGAGAGGGCGGCGGTGCGCGCCACCGCCATCGAGACCGCCAGGATCGCGTTGGCGCCGAGGGTGGCTTTGTTGGGGGTGCCGTCGATTTCGATCATCTTGCGGTCGATGCTGCGCTGGTCGGTGACTTCCATACCGATAATTTCGGGGGCAATGGTGTCGTTGACGTTGGCTACGGCGCTCAGCACCCCTTTGCCGCCGTAGCGCTTCTCATCGCCGTCGCGCAACTCCACCGCTTCTTTTTCGCCGGTGGAGGCGCCCGAAGGGACGATGGCCGAGCCGGTCGTGCCGTCTTCGAGGGACACCTGCGCTTCAACGGTCGGATTGCCCCGTGAATCGAGAATTTCGTGCGCTTCGATCGATGTAATCAGCATGCTAAGGACTCCTTGTCTTAAAAGATAAGAGTGCACTATCGGTTTTTTTGAAGCAAATAGTTGATTTGCTCCAAAAAGCG
Protein-coding sequences here:
- the eno gene encoding phosphopyruvate hydratase, translated to MLITSIEAHEILDSRGNPTVEAQVSLEDGTTGSAIVPSGASTGEKEAVELRDGDEKRYGGKGVLSAVANVNDTIAPEIIGMEVTDQRSIDRKMIEIDGTPNKATLGANAILAVSMAVARTAALSLGLPLYRYLGGTNASLLPVPCMNVINGGKHADNTVDFQEFMIAPHNAPNFAEALRMGAETFHALKSILRGKGYSTGVGDEGGFAPDLKSNEEAVEVILLAIEKAGYRPGEDVSICLDPATSEMCKDGKYLFFKSDQSTKTSEEMVDLWASWASQYPIVSLEDGMGENDWEGWKMLTDRIGATVELVGDDLFCTNAKILAEGIEKGVANSILIKLNQIGSVSETLDTIELAVKHNYKCFVSHRSGETEDTTIADLTVATAAGQIKTGSGCRSERVAKFNQLLRIERQLGEAARFAGKSAFAR